One segment of Candidatus Thorarchaeota archaeon DNA contains the following:
- a CDS encoding Nif3-like dinuclear metal center hexameric protein, giving the protein MVTLFDIVQYLEDIAPNRLAFAKRKSYVEIGPQSTSDQIKTTVNRVLVASYPSARVVTSATQQKANLLISNRPIFAAPKKHLSGWDLDRVRLLSKNYISTYVMSSAWTGAENGLSDALVERLGLTHKQQFMTKGEHESLVPAGRIVKTTEPMNHSRFLNYVADKMNLSSIKFTGQLDQEVEKVLVFPGSLISKNEILSALEKEARTIVTGDATPQTRIIANERGCNLLELGSLSTENPGMERLNNYLNLEFPELKVFYVEAKPYSRTFCFDRDM; this is encoded by the coding sequence ATGGTTACTCTGTTTGATATAGTCCAATATCTAGAAGACATAGCTCCAAACAGACTTGCTTTTGCAAAGCGGAAAAGCTACGTTGAAATAGGGCCTCAATCTACATCCGATCAAATCAAAACTACCGTGAATCGGGTTTTGGTAGCATCTTATCCGTCTGCAAGAGTAGTGACTAGTGCTACACAGCAAAAAGCAAACCTCTTGATATCAAATAGACCAATTTTCGCCGCGCCGAAAAAACACCTTAGTGGGTGGGATCTTGACCGAGTGCGATTACTGAGTAAGAATTACATATCAACATATGTCATGAGCTCCGCTTGGACAGGGGCTGAAAACGGGCTCAGCGATGCACTTGTAGAGCGACTGGGGTTGACACATAAACAACAGTTTATGACAAAGGGAGAACATGAATCATTAGTTCCAGCAGGCCGCATAGTCAAGACCACTGAGCCGATGAATCACTCGCGATTTCTCAACTACGTGGCAGATAAGATGAACCTCAGTTCAATTAAGTTCACAGGTCAGCTCGACCAAGAAGTGGAGAAAGTACTGGTTTTTCCAGGTAGTTTGATTTCAAAAAACGAAATCCTAAGTGCCCTAGAGAAGGAGGCACGGACAATCGTGACGGGGGATGCAACACCGCAAACGAGAATCATAGCAAACGAACGCGGCTGTAATCTGCTAGAATTAGGTTCGCTTTCTACGGAGAATCCGGGTATGGAACGACTCAACAACTATCTCAATCTAGAATTCCCGGAATTGAAGGTGTTCTATGTAGAAGCCAAACCATACAGCAGAACATTCTGTTTTGATAGAGACATGTAG